Within the Helicobacter sp. MIT 21-1697 genome, the region TATCTCAAGCTGGATTTGTTGTGGCAATAAATGACCATAGAGGGCACGGCAAGAGCATTGATGAAAGTCATATGTGGGGCGAGATGAAAGGAAATGTGCAAGATAAGGCAAATAAGGCTGATGGATTTCAAAAAGCACTCGCAGATATGCACCAGCTTACACTTTTGCTTAAAGAGCGTTTTGTTCCCCAAAAATTTGTTTTGCTTGGGCATTCTATGGGTTCTTTGCTTGCGCGTGGTTATCTCAAAAGCTATCAACACGAACTTGATGCACTTATTTTATCAGGCTCACCTGCATATAATGGGCTTGTTGGCTTTGGACAGGTATTGGCAGAGATTCTGAAGTTCTGCCAACTCAAGCAATGGGGAAAACATTTGATTAATAATCTTTCTTTTGGTAATTTTAATACGCCATTTTTGCATAATAAGGGTGAAGACAATACAAAAGGTGGCTTTGCGTGGCTCTGTCGTGATAAAGCCGTAGTAGAGGCATATAAAGCAGATAGTGCGTGTCAATTTGTTTTGAGTTTAGAGAGTTTTATAGGGCTTTTTAAGGGTATGAAGTGTGTAAATGATATGCAAGGGCTACAAGGAGAGAATCTCCCACTTTTAATTATAAGTGGGAGCTGTGATAGTTGCGGTAATTTTGGCATAGGTGTAGAAAAAATCGCATATCAGTATGAGCAATGTGGCTTTAATGTGGAGTTGATACTTTATGAGGGTGCAAGGCACGAGATTCTAAATGAAATCAACAAAGAGCAAGTATTGGAAGATATTTTAAACTTTATATGAAGTCTATCTTTAAGAGCTATTTAAGTTAAATATTTTTATTATTTCCTCCTAAGCTTTCTGTAAGAAAGAAAACAAGTCTTCTCAAACTTGAATGTAGTTTAATACAAAGTCATTTTATGCAAGATTCAAAATCCTGTATTTTTATGGGGTGCTTACCTGTTGGCACACTCTTTTTTATGCGACTTGAAAATGCGCTTTTACTCACACAACAAGGCACATTGATAGAAGTTGTGAGTGATAGAGATAATTTAGAAAATGATATAAGTATGTGGTGTGCTTTTAAAGGCGAGGAATTTATACAAAAGCGCATAATAAGCCAAAATACAGATTCTAAAGGGAATTTTGTCTATATATTGCGCAAAAAATCACCCACAAGATTCCAAAAATTTGATAGTGCTGCTCATATTGCGCCGCCTACGCAGGGTTTAGCTCCAAATGGTGTGCAAGTGGAGTTAGCAAGTCCAAATTATCATTTTGGCATAGAATCTCATACTGATATTTTGAGTAGCAATGTCGCACACATTTATGAGGATTCTAAAAAGGCGCAATGGAATGCTACCACAGATATACAATGGGAGGAAATCCCGCAATTTAGCCCCGCTTTGCAGTTTGCAATC harbors:
- a CDS encoding alpha/beta fold hydrolase; the protein is MQNNITEEILIQKDNSFISAQDKLRIFYDMYMPSTLSEYIAVIQIAHGMVEHKGRYEWVGKSLSQAGFVVAINDHRGHGKSIDESHMWGEMKGNVQDKANKADGFQKALADMHQLTLLLKERFVPQKFVLLGHSMGSLLARGYLKSYQHELDALILSGSPAYNGLVGFGQVLAEILKFCQLKQWGKHLINNLSFGNFNTPFLHNKGEDNTKGGFAWLCRDKAVVEAYKADSACQFVLSLESFIGLFKGMKCVNDMQGLQGENLPLLIISGSCDSCGNFGIGVEKIAYQYEQCGFNVELILYEGARHEILNEINKEQVLEDILNFI